Part of the Veillonellaceae bacterium genome, ACCGTCTATTTGACAATCAATATTATGATCTCCATCAACTAAGCGGATATTTTTTACTTTCGTGCCTATTTTAAGGACAGATGAACTTCCTTTTACTTTAAGGTCTTTGATTACTGTTATAGAATCGCCATCATTTAATATATTTCCATTTGCATCTCTGACAATCTTTTTATCTTCATTAGTTTCGCTTTCCAAAGTCCACTCATGAGCACACTCCGGACAAACCAGAAGATTACCATCTTCATAAGTGTACTCTGAATTACATTTTGGGCAATTTGGCAAATTAGACATAATTATTCTCCTTTGTATTGTATTTTATAGCTTTCTTGACTTAATGGTTTATACCTTTGTTCACTCTACTCACCATTTGCCATGGGTAAGCGATTGGCTTCTTCCATTAACTCAAATGCTTCTACCCTAGCGCTGAACAAATCGGCTACAATGTCGGCATCCAATTTGCGATTTGCGGCCATTGAGCCCATGATATTCTCGACTTTAGCCCATGGCATCTGCGGCCGGTAGGGCCGGTTTTC contains:
- a CDS encoding alkylphosphonate utilization protein, whose product is MSNLPNCPKCNSEYTYEDGNLLVCPECAHEWTLESETNEDKKIVRDANGNILNDGDSITVIKDLKVKGSSSVLKIGTKVKNIRLVDGDHNIDCQIDGFGAMKLKSEFVKKA